A genomic window from Phycisphaerales bacterium includes:
- the lnt gene encoding apolipoprotein N-acyltransferase, with amino-acid sequence MRSQPRPTTWSGALLAGLLHAAVFALAFPPYDLWALAYVAPIPVALLALRTSSRTRAVLSVWLMSTLSWLWVQRWLIDVTGPGYVLLAMAQGAFPALFVWMLATLRPRGRRPAVPGLTNVLLVPLLWVGTEMLRGSPIFLTGYPWFLLAHPLIAQPVLCQGADLLGTYFVSFTAAMFAGLLADVLTLPLFRGGRLTLTVRVSLALFVAAQAFVLGYGLYRLGQTDHIVREAPAVTIAAVQTNLPQNNKQMWTLEQQFEDFAHFIELTHLAAEPDTGRAQADLVVWPETMVPGLALNVEVMRETRRFEQQIGRPLRSVTFFHDALAELARSLGAPLLVGASAVNNLQYSTETKTDAQGNETITPDWKWDARYNSALVFDSQGRLSDIRYDKIHRTPFGEVIPIAHRWPAAQQWLLNLGANGMKFDLAAGRDFTRLEVPLQRQARDRILVGTPICFESTMPYVCRLLAHPDGQPPADVLVNLTNDGWFGSIYGGREQHLQVGRFRCIENRVPMIRAANTGVSAAIDSAGRLIQVGPNIPAGQPTWNAEGVMMATVRLDHRRPLYGRLGDAFGWCCLAASAALVVWAVVAGRRRKAKGDQTS; translated from the coding sequence TTGAGAAGCCAACCCCGACCCACAACCTGGTCTGGAGCGTTGCTCGCCGGCTTGCTGCACGCGGCGGTGTTTGCGCTGGCGTTTCCGCCGTATGACCTCTGGGCGCTTGCGTACGTCGCGCCCATTCCCGTCGCGCTGCTGGCGCTGCGCACTTCGAGCCGAACCAGGGCCGTGCTGAGCGTGTGGCTCATGTCCACGCTTTCCTGGCTGTGGGTGCAGCGCTGGCTCATCGACGTGACCGGCCCGGGCTATGTTCTGCTGGCCATGGCCCAGGGGGCCTTCCCCGCTCTATTTGTGTGGATGCTCGCCACGCTGCGACCGCGCGGCCGGCGGCCGGCGGTGCCCGGCCTGACCAACGTGCTGCTCGTGCCGCTGCTGTGGGTGGGCACGGAGATGCTGCGCGGCTCGCCGATCTTCCTCACCGGTTATCCGTGGTTTCTTCTCGCCCATCCGCTCATCGCCCAGCCTGTTCTCTGCCAGGGCGCCGACCTGCTGGGCACGTACTTTGTCAGTTTCACCGCGGCGATGTTCGCCGGCCTGCTCGCCGATGTCCTCACGCTGCCGCTGTTTCGCGGCGGGCGCCTCACGCTGACGGTGCGCGTCTCCCTGGCGCTCTTCGTTGCGGCGCAGGCGTTCGTGCTCGGCTATGGGCTGTATCGGCTTGGCCAGACTGATCACATCGTGCGCGAAGCGCCGGCTGTCACCATCGCCGCCGTGCAGACAAACCTGCCGCAGAACAACAAGCAGATGTGGACGCTCGAGCAGCAGTTCGAGGACTTCGCGCACTTCATCGAACTCACGCATCTGGCTGCGGAGCCGGACACCGGCCGCGCGCAGGCCGACCTTGTCGTCTGGCCGGAGACGATGGTGCCCGGGCTGGCGCTCAACGTGGAAGTCATGCGCGAAACGCGGCGCTTCGAGCAGCAGATCGGGCGGCCCCTGCGCAGCGTCACCTTCTTTCACGACGCGCTGGCCGAACTGGCTCGCTCGCTGGGCGCGCCGCTGCTCGTGGGCGCCTCGGCGGTCAACAACCTTCAATACTCCACGGAGACCAAAACGGACGCGCAGGGCAACGAGACGATCACGCCGGACTGGAAGTGGGACGCCCGCTACAACTCCGCGCTCGTCTTCGATTCCCAGGGGCGGCTCTCGGATATCCGCTACGACAAGATCCACCGCACACCGTTTGGCGAGGTGATTCCGATCGCGCACCGCTGGCCGGCGGCGCAGCAGTGGCTGCTCAACCTCGGCGCCAACGGCATGAAGTTCGACCTGGCCGCCGGCCGCGACTTCACGCGGCTCGAGGTCCCGTTGCAGCGCCAGGCGCGCGACCGCATTCTCGTGGGCACGCCGATCTGCTTTGAGTCCACCATGCCCTACGTCTGCCGGCTGCTCGCGCATCCCGACGGACAGCCTCCGGCGGATGTGCTCGTCAACCTGACCAACGACGGCTGGTTCGGCTCGATCTACGGCGGCCGCGAGCAGCACCTGCAGGTCGGCCGGTTCCGCTGCATCGAGAATCGCGTGCCGATGATCCGCGCCGCCAACACCGGGGTGAGTGCGGCGATCGACTCGGCCGGCCGGCTCATCCAAGTGGGCCCCAACATCCCCGCCGGCCAGCCGACGTGGAACGCCGAGGGCGTTATGATGGCCACTGTTCGATTGGACCACCGCCGGCCGCTTTACGGGCGGCTCGGCGATGCCTTCGGGTGGTGCTGCCTGGCGGCCAGCGCGGCGCTGGTCGTCTGGGCCGTCGTCGCCGGGCGGCGGCGCAAGGCAAAAGGAGATCAGACGTCGTGA
- a CDS encoding acetyl-CoA carboxylase carboxyltransferase subunit beta: MWPDEADPRRKKVPEGLWMRCVACSQMIYRKQMEANLHVCPQCQHHYRIGAARRVEQLCDPSTFEPMDEHLTSRDPLHFTDLKPYPDRLKAEQERTGRSEAALTGSGYIHGRRVVLAVLDLTFMMGSMGSVVGEKVTRAIERATEQDWPLIIVSSSGGARMQESTLSLMQMAKTSAALAQFDDAGGLYISVLTDPTTGGVTASFAMLGDVILAEPGALIGFAGPRVIQQTIRQDLPDGFQRAEFLKKTGFVDRVVPRGELRREISRLIDYGGK, translated from the coding sequence ATGTGGCCCGACGAGGCCGACCCGCGCCGCAAGAAGGTCCCCGAAGGCCTCTGGATGCGCTGCGTCGCCTGCAGCCAGATGATCTACCGCAAGCAGATGGAGGCCAACCTCCACGTCTGCCCGCAGTGTCAGCACCATTATCGCATCGGCGCCGCCCGGCGCGTCGAGCAGTTGTGCGACCCGAGCACCTTCGAGCCGATGGATGAGCACCTCACCAGCCGCGACCCGCTGCACTTCACCGATCTCAAGCCCTACCCCGATCGCCTCAAGGCCGAGCAGGAGCGCACCGGCCGCTCTGAAGCGGCTCTGACGGGCTCGGGGTACATCCACGGCCGGCGCGTCGTGCTCGCTGTTCTCGATCTCACCTTCATGATGGGTTCGATGGGCAGCGTGGTCGGCGAGAAGGTGACCCGCGCCATCGAACGCGCCACCGAGCAGGACTGGCCTCTCATCATCGTCAGTTCATCCGGCGGCGCCCGCATGCAGGAATCGACGCTCTCGCTCATGCAGATGGCCAAGACTTCGGCGGCGCTGGCGCAGTTCGACGACGCCGGCGGGCTCTACATCAGCGTGCTGACCGACCCGACGACCGGCGGCGTGACGGCGTCGTTCGCCATGCTCGGCGACGTGATTCTTGCTGAACCGGGCGCGCTCATCGGCTTCGCCGGGCCGCGCGTCATCCAGCAGACGATTCGGCAGGACCTGCCCGACGGCTTCCAGCGCGCCGAGTTTCTCAAAAAGACCGGCTTTGTCGATCGCGTCGTGCCCCGCGGCGAACTCCGCCGCGAAATCAGCCGCCTCATCGACTACGGCGGGAAGTGA